Genomic DNA from Halobaculum sp. MBLA0147:
GGCCGCCAAGCGTGTGCTACTGGCGGCCTTCGAACGCGTCGCCGAGCGCGCCGCCGAGGAGGCGGACGGCGGCAGTGAGAGAGAGGACACAGGCGGCGAGAGTGACGACGAGACGGGATCGGGGGCCGCGGACGGCGCGGACGAGTGAGCCATGCGTGTCACACTCCTCGGGACGGGCGACACGACGGGGACGCCCACCGTCGGGTGTGACTGTGACACCTGCGTGGCCGCTCGCGAGCGCGGCGTCGAACGCTCGCGGTTCTCCGTCCACGTCGCCAACGAGCGCACCGGCGAGTCGCTGCTGCTCGACTGTTCGCCGGACTTCCGCCGGCAGTTCCTCGACAACGACGTGGCGCTCCCGGACGCGGCGGTCGTCACGCACGTCCACTTCGACCACCTCGACGGCGTCGGGAACTTCTACCGGCTCGTCGACAACCTCCCGGTGTACGCCGCCGACGAGACGGACCCCGAGACCGGGTCGTCCGTCGCCGACACGGTCCGCTCGAAGTACGACTACCTCGACCGCGTGACCGTCCGGGACGCCACACCGCTGGAGACGACTCGGATCTGCGGGCTCGACGTGACCCTGGTCCCGGTCGACCACCCGCCGCTCGTCTGTTACGGCGTCGTCGTCGAGGACCCCGAGACCGGCGCGAAGCTGTCGTTGACGGGCGACACCAGCTACGACGTCCCCGAGGCGTCGCGGGAGCGGCTGGCGGAACCGGACCTGCTGTTGGCCGACGCCATCGTCCCGGCGTCGCTGTGCGAGTACCACCCGCTGGGCGGTACACACCACGGGTCCGACGGGACACCGTACACCTTCGGGACGAAACACATGACCCGGGAGGGCGCACTCGCGCTCGCCTCGGAGTTGGACGCCGACCGGACACGGCTCGTCCACGTCGCGCACTTCTACCCCGTCGAGGAGGCGTTCGAGGAGCCGCTCGCAGTCGACGGCGAGACGTACGACCTGTAGGAGAGCGGTCGGAGTCGCTCCGAGCGTCACTCGGGTCGACACCCGACGGCGACTGGCGTCGCGCTGGGGACACTCAGTCGCGTCGACGAGCGACGGTCGCCGCGATCACAGCCGCGACCGCCGCGACCGCGACGGCGACGAGGTCGAATCCGGGCGCGAGCACGCCCGTGTCGGTCGTCGGGACGGCCGTCGCCACCGTCTCTCGCGGCCCCTCGTCGTCGCTCGTCCCACCGGCGCCCGGGTCGTCGGTGCCGGTGTCGTCACTGCCGTCGTCGGCGCCGGTACCCTCGCCGTCGTCACCGTCGTCCGCGTCGCTGGGACTCCCGAGTGACACGTCGCCGAAGCCGCCGGTGTGGTTCGACAGCGCCGCGTCACACGCCTCCAACTCGGCGGTGCTGGGCGGGTCGGCACCCGGGCCACGCAGCGCGAAGTCGCCGGTGCCGCCGATGTCGGCCATCGTCGGGCCGCGCGAGCCGCCGAGGTCGGCGTAGGCGTCCGACGGGAACCCACCGACCGGGACGCGCTCGACGTCGTACACCAGCCACGGGGCGTACACCTCCCAGACGACCTCGCCGCGGGGCGTCACCTCGACGACGCGGTTGTTCCGCGAGTCCCCGATCAGCGTGTGGCCGTTCTTCAGCCGGTCCGCGTCCCGGGGCCACGAGAACGACTCGCCGGAGCCCAGCGTCCACGTGCGTGTCCACTCGCCGTCGTCGTGTTCGTACTCGACGATCCGCTCGTTCTCGGAGTCGGCGACGAGGAACGTCGGGTCGCCGGAGCGACTCTCCAGGTAGTCGGGGTTGTGCTGTGCGTGGAGTACGTCGTGGTTCTCGTCGCTCCCGAGTCGGAGGTCGATCTCGCCGGTCGAGCGGTTCACCAACAACACCTGGTCGAAGTTGCGCGGCGACAACAGGACGCTGTCGCCGACGCGGTCCACGTCGTTGAGGTGGGTCCAGTCGTCGGTGTACTCCCCGCCGACGGACCGGTCGAAACGGGGTGCGAACCGCCACGTCCACTCGACCTCGTCGTCCACGCGGTCGTAGACGACCACACGGTCGTCGTTCGTCTCGTTGGCCGCGTCG
This window encodes:
- a CDS encoding MBL fold metallo-hydrolase; this translates as MRVTLLGTGDTTGTPTVGCDCDTCVAARERGVERSRFSVHVANERTGESLLLDCSPDFRRQFLDNDVALPDAAVVTHVHFDHLDGVGNFYRLVDNLPVYAADETDPETGSSVADTVRSKYDYLDRVTVRDATPLETTRICGLDVTLVPVDHPPLVCYGVVVEDPETGAKLSLTGDTSYDVPEASRERLAEPDLLLADAIVPASLCEYHPLGGTHHGSDGTPYTFGTKHMTREGALALASELDADRTRLVHVAHFYPVEEAFEEPLAVDGETYDL
- a CDS encoding aryl-sulfate sulfotransferase; its protein translation is MSDNDVLLLGAVVALLVGGPVAGVVAAAPAAGTGAATGGVAADAEGVRAVASVGSGVDAAGPRRGASVDGDTTTNVDTTTNVDTTANGDQCVGHTSTRANGVTVVSVQGARFGADGGKTAARLVAFGPEGRVLWVKRSASDPGVVWSYDVDPLGNGNLFVTATRRGTTLLYELNTTTGETVWTEELPYTDTHDADPLNETHVVIAHMRNYDAANETNDDRVVVYDRVDDEVEWTWRFAPRFDRSVGGEYTDDWTHLNDVDRVGDSVLLSPRNFDQVLLVNRSTGEIDLRLGSDENHDVLHAQHNPDYLESRSGDPTFLVADSENERIVEYEHDDGEWTRTWTLGSGESFSWPRDADRLKNGHTLIGDSRNNRVVEVTPRGEVVWEVYAPWLVYDVERVPVGGFPSDAYADLGGSRGPTMADIGGTGDFALRGPGADPPSTAELEACDAALSNHTGGFGDVSLGSPSDADDGDDGEGTGADDGSDDTGTDDPGAGGTSDDEGPRETVATAVPTTDTGVLAPGFDLVAVAVAAVAAVIAATVARRRD